In a single window of the Dreissena polymorpha isolate Duluth1 chromosome 3, UMN_Dpol_1.0, whole genome shotgun sequence genome:
- the LOC127874942 gene encoding galactose mutarotase-like isoform X1, whose translation MDICFDAYTFWFRFDRNCVILCDFSFDTTRTIEYKSGSLKYVDNNKGEIWIDGRWQRHLPSYSLCIYAIERAYTLKNRQNLEARIIDYGGRITHLFVPDQHGKLEDIVLGYDSYKDGYDKDEFYLGALIGRYANRIAKGQFSLDGVTYQLGINNGPNTNHGGFRGFDKRLWGSTIEDDKLVLTYTSADLEEGFPGEVNVTVTFALTDENELVIAYRATTTKPTVINLTSHPYFNLAGHSSGDLKGHVIRIPTGLHTPSDSNQIPTGEFDEGKDTVLDLRQSTEISEALEHVPRGYGYDHNFALMNPGIKQQAANVRHAPSGRVLDMYTTEPGMQFYTGYWLDIPRGKGGAHYGKWSGFCLEAQKYPDSPNKPHFPSAVIRPDETYQQTTKYVFSTMEL comes from the exons ATGGATATCTGTTTTGACGCTTACACTTTCTGGTTTCGTTTTGATCGGAACTGTGTTATTTTATGTGACTTTTCCTTTGATACTACACG GACGATTGAATACAAATCAGGAAGTCTCAAATATGTCGACAATAACAAAGGTGAAATATGGATCGATGGAAGATGGCAGAGACATTTACCA AGTTACAGCCTCTGCATTTATGCGATCGAACGCGC ATATACTCTGAAGAATAGACAGAACCTTGAGGCGCGTATCATCGATTATGGCGGCCGCATCACGCACCTGTTCGTCCCCGACCAGCACGGGAAGCTGGAAGACATTGTACTCGGATACGACTCGTACAAAG ACGGTTACGACAAAGATGAGTTCTATCTCGGCGCGCTAATCGGTCGCTATGCCAACCGTATTGCAAAAGGTCAGTTTAGCCTGGACGGGGTCACCTATCAACTGGGCATTAACAATGGGCCCAACACGAACCACGGCGGCTTCAGAGGCTTCGATAAG AGACTTTGGGGCTCAACCATAGAGGATGACAAACTCGTGCTGACCTACACGAGCGCCGACTTGGAGGAGGGGTTTCCGGGggaggtcaatgtcacggtgacatTTGCCCTCACTGATGAGAACGAGCTGGTGATCGCCTACCGGGCCACAACCACCAAGCCCACGGTGATCAATCTTACGAGCCACCCGTATTTCAACTTAGCCGGACAT TCGTCTGGTGATCTCAAAGGTCACGTGATCCGGATACCCACTGGTCTCCACACGCCAAGCGATTCAAATCAAATACCAACAG GTGAGTTTGATGAAGGCAAAGATACGGTTCTTGACCTACGTCAATCTACGGAAATTTCGGAAGCACTAGAGCACGTGCCGCGAGGATATGGATACGACCACAATTTTGCGCTGATGAATCCTGGGATTAAGCAACAGGCGGCAAA CGTGCGTCACGCCCCCTCAGGGCGCGTGCTAGACATGTACACGACTGAGCCCGGGATGCAGTTCTACACTGGCTATTGGCTTGATATCCCACGGGGCAAGGGCGGGGCGCATTACGGCAAATGGAGCGGATTCTGTTTAGAGGCACAGAAATACCCGGACTCGCCAAATAAG CCTCACTTTCCATCTGCGGTGATCCGACCAGACGAGACGTACCAACAAACTACAAAATACGTGTTTAGTACGATGGAActctaa
- the LOC127874942 gene encoding galactose mutarotase-like isoform X2, translated as MSTITKVKYGSMEDGRDIYQYTLKNRQNLEARIIDYGGRITHLFVPDQHGKLEDIVLGYDSYKDGYDKDEFYLGALIGRYANRIAKGQFSLDGVTYQLGINNGPNTNHGGFRGFDKRLWGSTIEDDKLVLTYTSADLEEGFPGEVNVTVTFALTDENELVIAYRATTTKPTVINLTSHPYFNLAGHSSGDLKGHVIRIPTGLHTPSDSNQIPTGEFDEGKDTVLDLRQSTEISEALEHVPRGYGYDHNFALMNPGIKQQAANVRHAPSGRVLDMYTTEPGMQFYTGYWLDIPRGKGGAHYGKWSGFCLEAQKYPDSPNKPHFPSAVIRPDETYQQTTKYVFSTMEL; from the exons ATGTCGACAATAACAAAGGTGAAATATGGATCGATGGAAGATGGCAGAGACATTTACCA ATATACTCTGAAGAATAGACAGAACCTTGAGGCGCGTATCATCGATTATGGCGGCCGCATCACGCACCTGTTCGTCCCCGACCAGCACGGGAAGCTGGAAGACATTGTACTCGGATACGACTCGTACAAAG ACGGTTACGACAAAGATGAGTTCTATCTCGGCGCGCTAATCGGTCGCTATGCCAACCGTATTGCAAAAGGTCAGTTTAGCCTGGACGGGGTCACCTATCAACTGGGCATTAACAATGGGCCCAACACGAACCACGGCGGCTTCAGAGGCTTCGATAAG AGACTTTGGGGCTCAACCATAGAGGATGACAAACTCGTGCTGACCTACACGAGCGCCGACTTGGAGGAGGGGTTTCCGGGggaggtcaatgtcacggtgacatTTGCCCTCACTGATGAGAACGAGCTGGTGATCGCCTACCGGGCCACAACCACCAAGCCCACGGTGATCAATCTTACGAGCCACCCGTATTTCAACTTAGCCGGACAT TCGTCTGGTGATCTCAAAGGTCACGTGATCCGGATACCCACTGGTCTCCACACGCCAAGCGATTCAAATCAAATACCAACAG GTGAGTTTGATGAAGGCAAAGATACGGTTCTTGACCTACGTCAATCTACGGAAATTTCGGAAGCACTAGAGCACGTGCCGCGAGGATATGGATACGACCACAATTTTGCGCTGATGAATCCTGGGATTAAGCAACAGGCGGCAAA CGTGCGTCACGCCCCCTCAGGGCGCGTGCTAGACATGTACACGACTGAGCCCGGGATGCAGTTCTACACTGGCTATTGGCTTGATATCCCACGGGGCAAGGGCGGGGCGCATTACGGCAAATGGAGCGGATTCTGTTTAGAGGCACAGAAATACCCGGACTCGCCAAATAAG CCTCACTTTCCATCTGCGGTGATCCGACCAGACGAGACGTACCAACAAACTACAAAATACGTGTTTAGTACGATGGAActctaa